A genome region from Bradyrhizobium commune includes the following:
- the ltnD gene encoding L-threonate dehydrogenase produces MSASPPQNQRIAIIGLGSMGFGMATSLKRAGHAVTGCDVSADAVARFVKDGGAGAKTPAEAAKGADIVVSVVVNAAQTETILFGKDGVAETMPKDSVFVSSATMDPDVARRLAKQIEATGRHYLDAPISGGAQRAAQGELTILASGSPVAFAKARPALDAMAAKLYELGDAAGQGAAFKMINQLLAGVHIAAASEAIAFAAKQGLDIRKVYEVITASAGNSWMFENRMPHVLDGDYTPRSAVEIFVKDLGIIQDMARSARFPVPVSAAALQMFLMTSAAGMGRDDDASVARMYAQVTGVKLPGDK; encoded by the coding sequence ATGTCCGCCTCTCCGCCACAGAATCAGCGCATCGCAATCATCGGGCTCGGCTCGATGGGCTTTGGCATGGCGACCTCGCTGAAGCGTGCCGGCCATGCCGTGACCGGCTGCGACGTCTCGGCCGATGCCGTGGCGCGCTTCGTCAAGGACGGCGGCGCGGGCGCGAAGACGCCGGCCGAAGCAGCCAAGGGCGCCGACATTGTCGTCAGCGTCGTCGTCAATGCCGCGCAGACCGAGACCATCCTGTTCGGCAAGGATGGCGTCGCCGAGACCATGCCGAAGGACAGCGTGTTCGTGTCCTCCGCCACGATGGATCCAGATGTGGCTCGTCGACTCGCAAAACAGATCGAGGCGACCGGCCGGCACTATCTGGATGCACCGATCTCCGGCGGCGCGCAGCGCGCGGCGCAAGGCGAGCTGACGATCCTCGCTTCCGGTAGTCCGGTGGCATTTGCAAAAGCGCGGCCCGCGCTCGATGCCATGGCTGCAAAGCTCTACGAGCTCGGCGACGCCGCAGGGCAGGGCGCCGCGTTCAAGATGATCAACCAGCTTCTCGCCGGCGTGCATATTGCTGCCGCCTCGGAAGCGATCGCGTTCGCGGCCAAGCAGGGCCTGGACATCCGCAAGGTCTATGAGGTGATCACGGCGTCGGCCGGCAATTCCTGGATGTTCGAGAACCGCATGCCGCATGTGCTCGATGGCGACTACACGCCGCGCAGTGCGGTCGAGATCTTCGTCAAGGACCTCGGCATCATCCAGGACATGGCACGCAGCGCCAGATTTCCGGTGCCGGTGTCCGCCGCAGCGCTCCAGATGTTCCTGATGACATCAGCCGCCGGCATGGGCCGCGACGATGACGCCTCGGTGGCGCGGATGTATGCGCAGGTCACCGGCGTCAAACTTCCCGGCGACAAGTAG
- the otnC gene encoding 3-oxo-tetronate 4-phosphate decarboxylase, with protein MTAMRTETSNETRLREDICRFGRSLFERGLTPGSSGNISVKLDDGGWLVTPTNASLGFLDPAKLSRLDDQGRLVSGDAPTKEVPLHTALYDTRGSARAIVHLHSTHSVALSMLPEIDPRAALPPMTAYYLMKCGATALVPYYRPGDPAVADAIKGLAGKYSSVLLANHGPVVAGDTLEAAVFATEELEETAKLYLLLRGMNPRYLSPEQVTDLVKVFGVALPEHGHRH; from the coding sequence ATGACGGCCATGAGAACTGAAACGAGCAACGAGACAAGGCTGCGTGAGGACATCTGCCGCTTCGGACGCTCCCTGTTCGAACGCGGGCTGACGCCGGGCTCCTCCGGCAATATCAGCGTCAAGCTCGATGACGGCGGCTGGCTGGTGACGCCAACCAACGCCTCGCTCGGCTTTCTCGATCCGGCGAAGCTCTCACGGTTGGACGATCAGGGCCGGCTGGTGTCGGGCGATGCCCCGACCAAGGAAGTTCCGCTTCACACCGCGCTCTATGACACGCGCGGCAGCGCACGCGCGATCGTGCATCTGCACTCGACCCATTCGGTCGCGCTCTCGATGCTGCCCGAGATCGACCCGCGCGCCGCGCTGCCACCGATGACGGCCTATTACCTGATGAAATGCGGCGCCACCGCGCTTGTGCCCTATTACCGCCCCGGCGATCCCGCGGTGGCGGACGCGATCAAGGGGCTGGCGGGGAAATACTCGTCCGTGCTGCTCGCCAATCACGGCCCGGTCGTTGCCGGCGATACGCTGGAGGCCGCGGTGTTCGCGACCGAGGAGTTGGAAGAGACGGCGAAGCTGTATCTGCTGCTGCGCGGGATGAACCCGCGCTATCTGTCGCCGGAGCAGGTAACGGATCTGGTGAAAGTATTCGGAGTGGCGTTGCCGGAGCATGGGCACCGGCATTGA
- a CDS encoding ABC transporter ATP-binding protein, with protein sequence MLSVHEVTTAYQGLVAISAVSIEVTKGEIVCVAGANGAGKSTLLKSIAGAERPRSGTVTFDGKRLDGMAQHHITATGIAYVPENRRLFPRLSVRDNLRLGSYLYRGEADREAPLDLVFQLFPRLSERLEQRAETLSGGEQQMLAIGRALMTRPRLLMLDEPSQGIMPKLVDEIFQAVLRIRDAGMTVLIVEQRMAECLEIADRAYILQTGRVLMQGPAAEIKGNPDVRKAYLGL encoded by the coding sequence ATGCTGTCGGTGCATGAGGTCACGACCGCCTATCAGGGCCTGGTCGCGATCTCCGCGGTCAGCATCGAAGTCACCAAGGGCGAGATCGTCTGCGTCGCCGGCGCCAACGGCGCGGGCAAGTCGACGCTGCTCAAATCCATCGCCGGCGCCGAGCGTCCGCGTTCGGGCACCGTGACCTTCGACGGCAAGCGCCTCGACGGCATGGCGCAGCATCACATCACGGCGACCGGCATCGCCTATGTGCCGGAGAACCGCCGCCTGTTCCCGCGCCTGTCCGTGCGCGACAATCTTCGCCTCGGCAGCTATCTCTACCGCGGCGAGGCGGATCGCGAGGCGCCGCTCGATCTCGTCTTCCAGCTGTTCCCGCGCCTGTCCGAACGTCTCGAGCAGCGCGCCGAGACGCTAAGCGGCGGCGAGCAGCAGATGCTCGCGATCGGCCGCGCGCTGATGACCCGCCCGCGGCTGTTGATGCTGGATGAGCCGTCGCAAGGCATCATGCCGAAGCTGGTGGATGAAATCTTTCAGGCTGTCTTGCGCATCCGCGACGCCGGCATGACCGTGCTGATCGTCGAGCAGCGCATGGCCGAGTGCCTCGAGATCGCCGACCGCGCCTACATTCTCCAGACCGGCCGCGTGCTGATGCAGGGGCCGGCGGCGGAGATCAAGGGCAATCCGGACGTGCGCAAGGCGTATCTGGGGCTGTAG
- a CDS encoding ABC transporter ATP-binding protein, which translates to MTALLETRGVWQRFGGLVANSDVSISVGRGEIVGLIGPNGAGKSTLFNLIAGVLPPTQGSIWFDGEDVTKLPAAERCQRGVGRTFQVVKSFETMTVIDNVIVGALVRNTVMRVARRKAYEVLEFTGLAARADVLASDLVPAEKRRLEVARALATEPKLLLLDEVLTGLTPTEAQTGVALVRKVRDAGITVLMVEHVMEIVMPLVDRAIVLDLGKVLVEGKPTEVVRDPKVISAYLGDRHAVGA; encoded by the coding sequence ATGACCGCGCTCCTTGAAACCCGCGGCGTCTGGCAACGTTTCGGCGGCCTCGTCGCCAACAGCGATGTCTCGATCTCGGTTGGCCGCGGCGAGATCGTCGGCCTGATCGGCCCCAACGGCGCCGGCAAGTCGACGCTGTTCAACCTCATCGCCGGCGTGCTGCCGCCCACGCAAGGCTCGATCTGGTTCGACGGCGAGGATGTCACCAAATTGCCGGCAGCCGAGCGCTGCCAGCGCGGCGTCGGGCGTACCTTCCAGGTCGTCAAGAGCTTTGAGACCATGACCGTGATCGACAACGTCATCGTCGGTGCCTTGGTGCGCAACACCGTGATGCGCGTGGCGCGCCGGAAAGCGTATGAGGTGCTGGAGTTCACCGGGCTTGCCGCCCGCGCCGACGTGCTCGCGAGCGACCTCGTGCCGGCCGAGAAGCGCCGCCTCGAAGTCGCCCGCGCACTTGCGACCGAACCGAAACTGCTGTTGCTCGACGAGGTCCTCACCGGCCTCACGCCGACCGAGGCGCAGACCGGCGTCGCGCTGGTGCGCAAGGTGCGCGATGCCGGCATCACCGTGTTGATGGTCGAGCATGTCATGGAGATCGTGATGCCGCTGGTCGACCGCGCCATCGTGCTCGACCTCGGCAAGGTGCTGGTCGAGGGCAAGCCCACTGAGGTCGTCCGCGATCCCAAGGTGATCAGCGCATATCTGGGAGATCGTCATGCTGTCGGTGCATGA
- a CDS encoding branched-chain amino acid ABC transporter permease, producing MDKNFAARRRRDLIIAAVLVALAALAPLLIKDVYVQNILILTLMYAALSQSWNILSGYCGQISLGHALYFGIGAYTTELLFTKFGVLPWFGMLAGGAIAAVIAMGLGYPFFRLRGHYFVIATIVIAEIGLLLFQNWEWAGAAMGITIPVRGDSWLKFQFLRSKLPYFYFALALCSLAWFVTWWLEDSKWGFWWRAVKDNPEAAESLGVVVFNSKMGAAAVSAFLVAVGGAFYAQFLSYIDPESVMGFQFSLLMALPAVLGGIGTLWGPVLGAAILIPMTELTRSYIGGSGRGVDLIVYGALIVAISLALPQGLVSLFSRSKAKGATR from the coding sequence ATGGACAAGAATTTTGCCGCGCGGCGCCGCCGCGACCTCATCATCGCCGCGGTGCTGGTCGCGCTGGCCGCGCTCGCGCCGCTGCTCATCAAGGACGTCTACGTCCAGAACATCCTGATCCTGACCCTGATGTATGCGGCGCTGTCGCAGAGCTGGAATATCCTGTCCGGCTATTGCGGGCAGATCTCGCTCGGCCACGCGCTCTATTTCGGCATCGGCGCCTACACCACCGAGCTCCTGTTCACCAAGTTCGGCGTGTTGCCCTGGTTCGGTATGCTCGCCGGCGGCGCGATCGCGGCCGTGATCGCGATGGGGCTCGGCTATCCCTTCTTCCGCCTGCGCGGCCATTACTTCGTGATCGCGACCATCGTCATCGCCGAGATCGGCCTGCTGCTGTTCCAGAACTGGGAATGGGCGGGGGCTGCAATGGGCATCACCATTCCCGTGCGCGGCGACAGCTGGCTGAAATTCCAGTTCCTGCGCAGCAAGCTGCCATATTTCTATTTCGCGCTGGCGCTGTGCAGCCTCGCCTGGTTCGTCACCTGGTGGCTGGAGGATTCCAAATGGGGTTTCTGGTGGCGCGCGGTGAAGGATAATCCGGAAGCGGCCGAAAGTCTCGGCGTCGTCGTGTTCAACTCCAAGATGGGTGCGGCAGCCGTCTCCGCCTTCCTCGTCGCCGTCGGCGGCGCCTTCTATGCGCAGTTTCTCTCGTATATCGATCCTGAAAGCGTGATGGGCTTCCAGTTCTCGCTCCTGATGGCGCTGCCCGCGGTGCTCGGCGGTATCGGCACCCTATGGGGACCTGTGCTGGGGGCGGCCATCCTGATCCCGATGACGGAGCTGACGCGCTCCTATATCGGCGGCTCCGGCCGCGGCGTCGACCTCATCGTCTACGGCGCACTGATCGTGGCGATTTCGCTGGCGCTGCCGCAAGGCCTGGTCAGCCTGTTCTCACGTTCAAAAGCGAAAGGAGCCACGCGATGA
- a CDS encoding branched-chain amino acid ABC transporter permease: MGLLYGLIAVGLALIFGLMDVTNFAHGEFLMIAMYVSFFLFSFFAIDPLLSAPLVAAAMFVFGAVIYLLIVRFAMRAKANAGMVQIFTTFGLAIVMRGLAQFFFTPDYRSIPQSWIGGKTISIAGIFLPEPQLVGALVSIAAFGGLYFFIHRTDFGRAIEATREDPGAVALVGIDKNRVFAFGWGLGAALVGLAGAIMAVFFYIYPDVGASFALIAYVTVALGGFGSVFGAFAGGIIVGLVEATTALVLPPSLKSVGIYAVYLLVVFIRPRGLFGSM; the protein is encoded by the coding sequence ATGGGCCTGCTCTACGGGCTGATCGCGGTCGGCCTCGCGCTGATCTTCGGCCTGATGGACGTCACGAACTTCGCCCATGGCGAGTTCCTGATGATCGCGATGTACGTGTCGTTCTTCCTGTTCTCGTTCTTCGCCATCGATCCCTTGCTGTCGGCGCCGCTGGTCGCAGCGGCGATGTTCGTGTTCGGAGCGGTGATCTATCTTTTGATTGTACGCTTCGCCATGCGGGCCAAGGCCAATGCCGGCATGGTCCAGATCTTCACGACCTTTGGCTTGGCCATCGTGATGCGCGGGCTGGCGCAGTTCTTCTTCACGCCGGACTACCGCAGCATTCCGCAGTCCTGGATCGGCGGCAAAACCATCTCGATCGCCGGCATCTTCCTGCCGGAGCCGCAGCTGGTCGGTGCGCTGGTCTCGATCGCAGCGTTCGGCGGCCTCTACTTCTTCATCCACCGCACCGATTTTGGCCGCGCGATCGAAGCCACCCGCGAAGATCCCGGTGCGGTCGCACTCGTCGGCATCGACAAGAACCGCGTGTTCGCGTTCGGCTGGGGCCTTGGCGCGGCGCTGGTCGGACTCGCCGGTGCGATCATGGCGGTGTTTTTCTACATCTATCCCGACGTCGGCGCGTCCTTTGCGCTGATCGCCTATGTCACGGTGGCGCTCGGCGGCTTCGGCAGCGTGTTCGGCGCCTTCGCCGGCGGCATCATCGTCGGCCTGGTCGAAGCGACCACTGCGCTGGTACTGCCGCCCTCGCTGAAATCGGTCGGCATCTATGCCGTCTATCTGCTCGTCGTCTTCATCAGGCCGCGCGGCCTGTTCGGGTCGATGTGA
- a CDS encoding ABC transporter substrate-binding protein: MTITRRDVLLGATATAALVPLAARAQTSEVVIGVIYPFSGGSAQQGVDAQKAYETALEVINKDSDFDLPLAKGEGLPGLGGAKVRLVFADHQADPQKGRAEAERLITQEKVCAIIGTYQSAVAVTVSQICERYQIPFVSADNSSPSLHRRGLKYYFRASPHDEMYSAAMFDFFDALKKKGTKIETLSLFHEDTIFGTDSGNAQAKIAGERGYKIVSDIKYRANSPSLSAEVQQLKTANADVLMPSSYTTDGILLVKTMAELGYKPNAIVAQDAGFSEKALYDAVGDKLEGVISRGTFSLDLAQKRPMVGKVNDMFKAKSGKDLNDLTSRQFMGLIVLADAISRAKSTDGEKIRDALAATDIPGEQTIMPWKRVKFDEMGQNNDADPVLLQYVGGKFVTIFPPQAAIAEAIWPMK; this comes from the coding sequence ATGACGATCACTCGCCGCGACGTTTTGTTAGGTGCGACCGCTACCGCCGCGCTGGTGCCGCTAGCGGCACGTGCCCAAACCTCGGAAGTCGTGATCGGCGTCATCTATCCGTTCTCGGGCGGCAGCGCCCAGCAGGGCGTCGACGCGCAGAAGGCCTATGAGACCGCGCTCGAGGTCATCAACAAGGACAGTGATTTCGACCTGCCGCTGGCGAAGGGCGAGGGCCTGCCGGGCCTCGGCGGCGCCAAGGTGCGCCTCGTGTTCGCCGACCACCAAGCCGATCCCCAGAAGGGCCGCGCCGAAGCCGAGCGCCTGATCACGCAGGAGAAGGTCTGCGCCATCATCGGCACCTATCAGAGCGCGGTCGCCGTCACCGTCAGCCAGATCTGCGAGCGCTACCAGATTCCGTTCGTGTCCGCCGACAACTCCTCGCCGAGCCTGCATCGGCGCGGCCTCAAATACTACTTCCGTGCCTCGCCGCATGACGAGATGTACTCGGCCGCGATGTTCGACTTCTTCGATGCCTTGAAGAAGAAGGGCACCAAGATCGAGACGCTGTCGCTGTTCCACGAGGACACCATCTTCGGCACCGATTCCGGCAATGCGCAGGCCAAGATCGCCGGCGAGCGCGGCTACAAGATCGTCTCCGACATCAAGTACCGCGCCAATTCGCCGTCGCTGTCGGCCGAGGTGCAGCAGCTCAAGACCGCCAATGCCGACGTGCTGATGCCCTCGAGCTACACCACCGACGGCATTTTGCTGGTCAAGACCATGGCCGAGCTCGGCTACAAGCCGAATGCGATCGTGGCGCAGGACGCCGGCTTCTCCGAGAAGGCGCTCTACGACGCCGTCGGCGACAAGCTCGAGGGCGTGATCTCGCGCGGCACCTTCTCGCTCGACCTCGCGCAGAAGCGCCCGATGGTCGGCAAGGTCAACGACATGTTCAAGGCGAAGTCGGGCAAGGATCTCAATGACCTCACCTCTCGCCAGTTCATGGGCCTGATCGTGCTGGCCGACGCCATCAGCCGCGCCAAGTCGACCGACGGCGAGAAGATCCGCGACGCGCTGGCCGCCACCGACATCCCGGGCGAGCAGACCATCATGCCCTGGAAGCGCGTGAAGTTCGACGAGATGGGCCAGAACAACGACGCCGACCCGGTGCTGCTGCAATATGTCGGCGGCAAGTTCGTCACCATCTTCCCGCCGCAGGCCGCGATCGCCGAGGCGATCTGGCCGATGAAGTAA
- a CDS encoding putative hydro-lyase — protein MTVLVAVQQTETPDTLPSRQARLAYRGGAVGSTAGVAPGFVQGNLAILPAEYASAFHRFCQLNPKPCPIIGMSDVGSPHIPALGADLDIRTDVPRYRVWRDGEVVDEPTDVTKHWRDDLVTFVLGCSFSFEEALLDEGMPIRHIEQNVRVPMYRTNIACGEAGPFAGPMVVSMRPFKPADAIRAVQITSRYPAVHGAPVHLGHPHLIGIKDIAKPDYGDPVPVADDEIPVFWACGVTPQSVINAAKLPFAITHSPGLMLVTDLKNRTMAVI, from the coding sequence ATGACTGTTTTGGTGGCAGTGCAGCAAACTGAAACGCCCGACACTCTCCCGAGCCGCCAGGCGCGGCTCGCCTATCGCGGCGGTGCGGTCGGTTCCACGGCCGGGGTCGCCCCCGGCTTCGTCCAGGGCAATCTGGCGATCCTGCCGGCGGAATACGCCAGCGCCTTCCACCGCTTTTGCCAGCTCAATCCAAAGCCGTGCCCGATCATCGGCATGTCCGATGTCGGCAGCCCGCACATTCCCGCGCTCGGCGCCGATCTCGACATCCGCACCGACGTGCCGCGCTATCGCGTCTGGCGCGATGGCGAAGTCGTCGACGAGCCGACCGATGTGACGAAGCATTGGCGCGACGATCTCGTGACCTTCGTGCTCGGCTGCTCGTTCTCATTCGAAGAGGCACTGCTCGACGAGGGGATGCCGATCCGCCACATCGAGCAGAACGTGCGCGTGCCGATGTACCGCACCAACATCGCCTGCGGCGAGGCCGGCCCGTTCGCGGGGCCGATGGTGGTGTCGATGCGTCCGTTCAAGCCGGCCGATGCGATCCGCGCCGTGCAGATCACCTCGCGCTATCCCGCCGTGCACGGCGCGCCCGTGCATCTCGGTCATCCGCATCTGATCGGCATCAAGGACATCGCCAAGCCCGATTACGGCGATCCGGTGCCGGTTGCCGATGACGAGATCCCGGTGTTCTGGGCCTGCGGCGTCACGCCGCAATCGGTGATCAACGCCGCCAAGCTGCCGTTCGCGATCACGCATTCGCCGGGCCTGATGCTGGTCACCGATCTGAAGAACAGGACCATGGCCGTGATTTAG
- a CDS encoding LysR family transcriptional regulator, whose translation MLDFRSIETFLWVVKLGSFRGAAARLNTTQPAISQRIAQLEREMGVKLLNRDHRVASPTPSGRQMMVYAEKLIGLRAQMMAEIGDRSAMRGVMRLGVAETIVHTWLPRLVKSMNEIYPNLSLEIEVDITPNLTARLLAQEIELAFVVGPLSAAGVHNRVLADYPIGFLASPSLGLGKGPVTPAELARFPIITFPRKTKPYEVVREVFDRPELPPIRLHASASLATVIHMAVEGLGIAVIPDAIVENELADGRLQLLDTDLEIAPLTFTASWLASPDVVAVQRVAELACQIAQSSLAVDAPALAGH comes from the coding sequence ATGCTGGACTTTAGATCGATCGAGACATTCCTCTGGGTTGTGAAGCTCGGCAGCTTTCGCGGCGCCGCAGCACGGCTCAATACGACCCAGCCGGCGATCTCCCAGCGCATCGCCCAGCTCGAGCGCGAGATGGGCGTCAAGCTCCTGAACCGCGATCATCGCGTGGCTTCGCCGACCCCGAGCGGCCGCCAGATGATGGTCTATGCGGAGAAGCTGATCGGCCTGCGCGCCCAGATGATGGCCGAGATCGGCGACCGATCCGCGATGCGCGGCGTGATGCGTCTCGGCGTCGCCGAGACCATCGTGCACACCTGGCTGCCGCGTCTCGTGAAGAGCATGAACGAGATCTATCCGAACCTGTCGCTAGAGATCGAGGTCGATATCACGCCGAACCTCACTGCGCGCCTGCTTGCGCAGGAGATCGAGCTTGCCTTCGTGGTCGGACCGCTGTCGGCAGCCGGCGTGCACAATCGCGTGCTCGCAGACTATCCGATCGGCTTTCTCGCAAGCCCCTCGCTCGGACTCGGCAAGGGCCCGGTGACGCCAGCGGAGCTCGCAAGGTTTCCGATCATCACCTTCCCGCGCAAGACCAAGCCTTACGAGGTCGTGCGTGAGGTGTTCGACCGGCCGGAGCTGCCGCCGATCCGCCTGCATGCATCGGCTTCGCTTGCGACCGTCATCCACATGGCGGTCGAAGGGCTCGGCATCGCCGTGATCCCCGACGCGATCGTCGAGAACGAGCTCGCCGACGGGCGGCTGCAACTGCTCGACACCGATCTCGAAATCGCGCCGCTGACGTTCACCGCAAGCTGGCTCGCCTCACCCGACGTCGTGGCGGTGCAGCGGGTCGCCGAGCTTGCATGTCAGATTGCGCAGAGCAGCCTCGCGGTTGACGCGCCCGCGCTGGCGGGTCATTGA
- a CDS encoding Zn-dependent hydrolase → MSRAATNLQIDSARLWGSIHETAQFGGTAKGGVRRLTLSSEDKQVRDWFRKACEDAGLEVHVDALGSQFGLRKGRDMSKLPVGIGSHLDTQPTGGKYDGILGTLGALEVIRTLNDAGIETDAPICVVNWTNEEGSRFAPAMMASAAYVGDFTTDDILSRKDIEGTTVGQALDRIGYRGDKPVGFQKLGCFVELHIEQGPILEAEGKTIGVVDSGQGVLWYDGKISGFESHAGSTPMPLRRDALATLSEIVLAMEAIARKHGPNAVGTIGEAVIANPSRNVIPGEIAFTMDCRSADGAIMDALDRDLRAAIAEIAARRKVEVKIDLVWRKPPTHFDPKLIAAVENAAKTLGFSSRRITSGAGHDACNLNTIMPAAMVFVPCKDGISHNELEDATQPDCAAGTNVLMHTVLAIAGVAS, encoded by the coding sequence ATGAGCCGAGCCGCCACCAATCTGCAAATCGATTCCGCCCGCCTCTGGGGCTCCATCCACGAGACCGCGCAATTCGGCGGGACAGCCAAAGGCGGCGTGCGGCGGCTGACATTGAGCAGCGAAGACAAGCAGGTGCGTGACTGGTTCCGCAAGGCTTGCGAGGACGCCGGCCTCGAAGTGCATGTCGACGCGCTCGGCTCGCAGTTCGGCCTGCGCAAGGGCCGCGACATGTCGAAGCTGCCCGTCGGCATCGGCTCGCATCTCGACACGCAACCGACCGGCGGCAAATACGACGGCATTCTGGGGACGCTCGGCGCGCTCGAAGTGATCCGCACGCTGAACGACGCCGGCATCGAGACGGATGCACCGATCTGCGTCGTCAACTGGACCAACGAGGAAGGCTCGCGCTTTGCGCCTGCCATGATGGCTTCCGCCGCCTACGTCGGCGATTTCACCACCGACGACATCCTCTCGCGCAAGGATATCGAGGGCACGACTGTCGGCCAGGCGCTGGACCGCATCGGCTATCGCGGCGACAAGCCGGTCGGTTTCCAGAAGCTCGGCTGCTTCGTCGAGCTGCACATCGAGCAGGGTCCGATCCTGGAAGCCGAGGGCAAGACCATCGGCGTGGTCGATTCCGGCCAGGGCGTGCTCTGGTACGACGGCAAAATCTCCGGCTTCGAGAGCCATGCCGGCTCGACGCCGATGCCGCTGCGGCGCGATGCGCTCGCAACACTGTCCGAGATCGTGCTGGCGATGGAGGCGATTGCCAGGAAGCACGGGCCCAACGCAGTCGGCACCATTGGCGAAGCCGTGATCGCAAATCCCTCACGCAACGTCATTCCCGGCGAGATCGCTTTCACCATGGACTGCCGCAGCGCCGATGGCGCCATCATGGACGCGCTCGACCGCGACCTGCGGGCCGCCATCGCCGAAATCGCCGCGCGCCGCAAGGTCGAGGTCAAGATCGACCTGGTCTGGCGCAAGCCGCCGACGCATTTCGATCCCAAGCTCATCGCAGCAGTGGAGAACGCGGCGAAGACGCTCGGCTTTTCCTCTCGCCGCATCACCTCAGGCGCCGGCCACGACGCCTGCAACCTCAACACCATCATGCCGGCTGCGATGGTGTTCGTGCCGTGCAAGGACGGTATCAGCCATAACGAGCTGGAGGACGCCACGCAGCCCGACTGCGCCGCCGGCACCAACGTGCTGATGCATACCGTGCTGGCGATCGCCGGCGTCGCGTCCTGA
- a CDS encoding NAD(P)-dependent oxidoreductase, translating to MRGVFVDANEALALIMERLEKPGDPKVRIHRDPDIKPEQYPEILDGAEIAIVDHTALPTEVARNCTGLKHVVFLGTGARSYMNPEELAELGISVHLIKGYGDTAVAESAIALMWASARVIAMMDREMRAGFWLREDGMQLTGKTLGLIGFGGIAAEVARIASGSGMKVIAWNRSPKSFPGVEFTDLDTLLAKSDVVSLHLLLNDETRGMITREKIFAMKPGVILINTARAAVVDEQAMIDALKSGHIRHAGLDVFNIEPLPVDHPLTKLPNVTLSAHSAFRTPEASENLIEAALVHCRRIVKG from the coding sequence ATGCGCGGAGTTTTCGTCGACGCCAATGAAGCGCTCGCATTGATCATGGAGCGGCTGGAGAAGCCGGGCGATCCCAAGGTGCGGATCCACAGGGATCCCGACATCAAGCCGGAGCAATATCCCGAGATCCTCGACGGCGCCGAGATCGCGATCGTCGACCACACCGCGCTGCCGACCGAAGTCGCGAGGAATTGCACGGGCCTCAAGCACGTCGTGTTCCTCGGCACCGGCGCGCGCAGCTACATGAATCCGGAAGAGCTCGCCGAGCTCGGCATCTCCGTGCACCTGATCAAGGGTTATGGCGACACGGCTGTCGCCGAATCCGCGATCGCGCTGATGTGGGCCTCGGCCCGCGTCATCGCGATGATGGATCGCGAGATGCGCGCGGGCTTCTGGCTGCGCGAGGACGGCATGCAGCTCACCGGCAAGACGCTCGGCCTGATCGGCTTCGGCGGCATCGCAGCCGAGGTCGCGCGTATCGCGTCTGGCAGCGGCATGAAGGTAATCGCCTGGAATCGCTCGCCGAAGAGTTTTCCGGGCGTGGAATTCACCGATCTCGACACGTTGCTGGCGAAGAGCGACGTGGTGTCGCTGCATTTGCTGCTCAACGACGAAACCCGTGGCATGATCACGCGCGAGAAGATTTTTGCGATGAAGCCCGGCGTCATTCTCATCAACACCGCGCGCGCCGCGGTCGTCGACGAGCAAGCGATGATCGACGCGCTGAAATCGGGCCACATTCGCCATGCCGGTCTCGATGTCTTCAACATCGAGCCGCTGCCCGTCGATCATCCGCTGACCAAGCTGCCGAACGTGACACTGTCGGCGCATTCGGCCTTCCGAACGCCGGAAGCCAGCGAGAACCTGATTGAAGCGGCCCTGGTCCACTGCCGCCGGATCGTGAAAGGATAA